A single Streptomyces sp. 2114.4 DNA region contains:
- a CDS encoding ADP-ribosylglycohydrolase family protein has product MNPDHRDADRCARALASLRGLSVGDALGSQFFVPAHYPSLKRRALPPSPWQWTDDTEMACSVLAVLTAHGRVDQDALARSFADHHDFDRGYGPAVNRMLRLIREGGDWRELASELFNGQGSWGNGAAMRIAPLGAWYADDPEQATHQAEISAYTTHQHREAVVGAMAVAAAAALVADPSRDTGPEQLLDGVLELIPRSAVQAGLRRARDMLDYADPGTVAAVLGCGRRTSAHDTVPFTLWAAARHLGNYERAFWTTAQAGGDVDTTCAIVGGIVAAGRDGNPPKAWLDGTEPLPSWTPALAG; this is encoded by the coding sequence ATGAACCCCGACCACCGTGACGCAGACCGCTGTGCGCGAGCTCTGGCGAGCCTGCGCGGCCTTTCCGTGGGTGATGCGCTCGGATCCCAGTTCTTCGTCCCCGCCCATTACCCCTCGCTCAAGCGCCGCGCGCTGCCCCCTTCTCCCTGGCAGTGGACCGACGACACCGAGATGGCCTGTTCCGTCCTGGCCGTGCTCACCGCCCATGGCCGGGTCGACCAGGACGCACTCGCGCGCTCCTTCGCCGACCACCATGACTTCGACCGTGGCTACGGTCCGGCCGTCAACCGCATGCTGCGGCTGATCCGCGAGGGCGGCGACTGGCGCGAGCTGGCGTCGGAGCTCTTCAACGGCCAGGGCTCGTGGGGCAACGGAGCGGCCATGCGCATCGCTCCCCTCGGCGCCTGGTACGCCGACGACCCCGAGCAGGCCACCCACCAGGCGGAGATCTCCGCCTACACCACCCACCAGCACCGTGAGGCCGTCGTCGGCGCCATGGCCGTCGCCGCCGCTGCCGCCCTGGTGGCCGACCCGAGCCGTGACACCGGTCCCGAACAGCTGCTGGACGGTGTGCTGGAGCTGATCCCGCGCAGCGCCGTACAAGCCGGGCTGCGCCGCGCCCGGGACATGCTCGACTACGCCGACCCCGGCACCGTCGCCGCCGTTCTGGGCTGCGGGCGGCGCACCAGTGCCCACGACACCGTGCCGTTCACCCTCTGGGCCGCGGCCCGGCATCTGGGCAACTACGAGCGGGCGTTCTGGACCACCGCTCAGGCGGGCGGCGATGTGGACACCACCTGCGCCATCGTCGGCGGCATCGTCGCCGCCGGCCGCGACGGCAACCCGCCAAAGGCGTGGCTGGACGGCACCGAACCACTCCCGTCCTGGACGCCCGCCCTCGCCGGCTGA
- a CDS encoding ribonuclease HII, producing MPYEPPTHSVERSLRATTGAKIVAGIDEVGRGAWAGPVSVCAAITGLRRPPDGLTDSKLLTPKRRTELCDVLGSWVTSYALGHSSPEEIDELGMTAALRLAAVRALEALPVRPDAIILDGKHDYLGAPWRVRTVIKGDQSCIAVAAASVIAKVRRDAMMAELGLVYADFDFAANAGYPSPTHRIALEEYGPTPHHRVSWSYMDALPRWRHLKKVRITPEAAALEAGGQLGFDF from the coding sequence ATGCCGTACGAGCCCCCCACCCATTCCGTCGAGCGATCATTGCGCGCCACGACGGGCGCCAAGATCGTTGCAGGTATCGACGAGGTCGGGCGCGGAGCGTGGGCCGGTCCGGTCAGCGTCTGCGCAGCCATCACCGGCCTGCGCCGGCCGCCCGACGGACTCACCGATTCCAAGCTTCTGACCCCCAAGCGCCGCACCGAACTGTGTGATGTGCTCGGCTCGTGGGTCACGTCGTACGCCCTGGGGCACTCCTCGCCGGAGGAGATCGACGAACTGGGCATGACCGCAGCCCTGAGGCTCGCGGCCGTACGCGCCCTGGAGGCGCTGCCGGTCCGGCCGGACGCGATCATTCTCGACGGCAAGCACGACTACCTGGGCGCGCCATGGCGGGTCCGCACGGTCATCAAGGGCGACCAGTCCTGTATCGCGGTCGCCGCCGCGTCCGTGATCGCCAAGGTGCGACGCGACGCGATGATGGCCGAACTGGGCCTGGTGTACGCGGACTTCGACTTCGCGGCCAACGCAGGCTACCCCTCGCCGACCCATCGCATTGCCCTGGAGGAGTACGGTCCTACGCCGCACCACCGAGTGTCGTGGTCCTACATGGATGCCCTGCCCCGCTGGCGGCATCTGAAGAAGGTGCGCATCACCCCCGAAGCAGCCGCTCTGGAAGCCGGTGGCCAACTCGGCTTCGATTTCTGA
- a CDS encoding RecQ family ATP-dependent DNA helicase → MSNEDLRAAADAVLTRLVGDPGGEARLREDQWRAIEALVADHRRALVVQRTGWGKSAVYFVATALLRERGSGPTVIVSPLLALMRNQVEAAARAGIRARTINSANTEEWDTVQAEVAAGDVDVLLVSPERLNNPDFRDQVLPKLAAATGLLVVDEAHCISDWGHDFRPDYRRLRTMLADLPPGVPVLATTATANARVTADVAEQLGTGEGSTEALVLRGPLDRESLSLGVLPLPDAAHRLAWLADHLHELPGSGIIYTLTVAAAEEVTAFLRQRGHTVSSYTGKTENADRQQAEDDLLANRVKALVATSALGMGFDKPDLGFVVHMGSPSSPIAYYQQVGRAGRGVKHAEVLLLPGREDEAIWKYFASLAFPPEEQVRRTLDVLAAAGRPVSLPALEPQVELRRSRLEIMLKVLDVDGAVQRVKGGWTSTGRPWSYDAERYAWVSRQREAEQQAMREYATTTGCRMEFLRRQLDDEAAVACGRCDNCAGARFTAEVSAAALDAARGELGRPGVEVEPRRMWPTGLPAVGVDLKGRIPAGELAATGRALGRLSDIGWGNRLRPMLAAQAPDGPVPDDVAAAVVTVLADWAKGPGGWASGAADAPARPVGVVALSSRSRPQLIRSLAERIATVGRMPFLGTVTSVDDGADGRILRSNSAQRLRALHGSLGVPPELAQALASAAGPVLLVDDYADTGWTLAVAARLLRRAGAAEVFPLVLAVQG, encoded by the coding sequence ATGAGCAACGAAGATCTGCGTGCCGCAGCCGACGCCGTCCTGACCCGCCTCGTCGGGGATCCCGGCGGGGAGGCCAGGCTGCGCGAGGATCAGTGGCGAGCCATCGAGGCGCTGGTCGCCGACCATCGCCGCGCGCTGGTCGTCCAGCGCACGGGCTGGGGCAAGTCCGCGGTCTACTTCGTCGCGACGGCGCTGCTGCGCGAGCGCGGCAGCGGACCGACCGTGATCGTCTCCCCGCTGCTCGCGCTGATGCGCAATCAGGTCGAGGCAGCCGCGCGGGCAGGAATCCGTGCCCGCACGATCAACTCCGCCAACACCGAGGAGTGGGACACCGTCCAGGCCGAGGTGGCGGCGGGCGACGTGGACGTCCTGCTGGTCAGCCCGGAGCGGCTCAACAACCCCGACTTCCGCGATCAGGTGCTGCCCAAGCTCGCGGCTGCCACCGGTTTGCTGGTGGTCGACGAGGCGCACTGCATCTCCGATTGGGGCCATGATTTCCGGCCGGACTACCGGCGGCTGCGCACCATGCTCGCCGATCTCCCGCCCGGCGTGCCCGTGCTCGCCACCACCGCGACGGCCAACGCGCGGGTGACCGCCGATGTCGCCGAACAGCTCGGCACGGGCGAGGGCTCCACCGAGGCACTGGTGCTGCGCGGGCCGCTGGACCGGGAGAGCCTGAGCCTGGGTGTCCTCCCGCTGCCGGACGCCGCGCACCGGCTCGCCTGGCTTGCCGATCATCTGCACGAGCTGCCGGGCTCGGGGATCATCTATACGCTCACCGTTGCCGCCGCCGAGGAAGTCACGGCCTTCCTGCGCCAGCGGGGGCACACGGTCTCCTCGTACACCGGCAAGACGGAGAACGCCGACCGCCAGCAGGCCGAGGACGATCTGCTCGCCAACCGTGTCAAGGCGCTGGTGGCGACCTCGGCACTGGGCATGGGCTTCGACAAGCCCGACCTGGGTTTCGTGGTGCACATGGGCTCGCCGTCGTCCCCCATCGCCTACTACCAGCAGGTGGGCCGGGCAGGCCGCGGGGTCAAGCACGCCGAGGTGCTGCTGCTGCCCGGGCGGGAGGACGAGGCCATCTGGAAGTACTTCGCCTCGCTGGCCTTTCCGCCCGAGGAGCAGGTGCGGCGGACCCTGGACGTCCTGGCGGCCGCCGGCCGTCCGGTGTCGCTGCCGGCTCTGGAACCACAGGTCGAACTGCGCCGCTCGCGCCTGGAGATCATGCTCAAGGTGCTCGATGTGGACGGCGCCGTGCAGCGCGTCAAGGGCGGCTGGACCTCCACCGGCAGGCCGTGGTCGTACGACGCCGAGCGCTATGCGTGGGTGTCCCGCCAGCGCGAGGCCGAACAACAGGCCATGCGGGAGTACGCCACCACGACGGGCTGCCGGATGGAGTTCCTGCGGCGGCAGTTGGACGACGAGGCGGCCGTGGCGTGCGGCCGCTGCGACAACTGCGCGGGGGCACGGTTCACCGCCGAGGTGTCCGCCGCTGCGCTGGACGCGGCGCGCGGTGAGCTGGGGCGGCCCGGGGTGGAGGTGGAGCCGCGGCGGATGTGGCCGACGGGACTGCCGGCCGTCGGCGTCGATCTCAAGGGGCGTATCCCGGCAGGTGAGCTGGCGGCGACCGGCCGGGCCCTGGGCCGGCTCTCCGACATCGGGTGGGGCAACCGCCTCCGGCCGATGCTCGCGGCGCAGGCGCCGGACGGCCCGGTCCCCGACGACGTGGCGGCCGCGGTGGTCACCGTGCTCGCCGACTGGGCCAAGGGGCCCGGTGGTTGGGCCTCGGGGGCGGCGGATGCCCCGGCCCGCCCGGTGGGTGTCGTCGCGCTCTCCTCGCGCAGCCGCCCGCAGCTGATCCGGTCCCTGGCCGAGCGGATCGCCACGGTCGGCCGCATGCCGTTCCTGGGCACCGTGACCTCGGTGGACGACGGTGCGGACGGCAGGATTTTGCGCAGCAACAGCGCCCAGCGACTGCGGGCACTGCACGGTTCACTGGGCGTTCCGCCGGAGCTGGCGCAGGCGCTGGCTTCGGCGGCCGGCCCCGTGCTGTTGGTGGACGACTACGCCGATACCGGCTGGACGCTGGCCGTTGCCGCCCGGCTGCTGCGCCGGGCGGGGGCGGCAGAGGTGTTTCCGCTGGTCCTGGCCGTGCAGGGGTAG
- a CDS encoding DUF4192 domain-containing protein, with amino-acid sequence MPSSPSHASAPSDAPKAPSADAQVTLRGPAELADALSYLMGFYPDDSIVMVALNGERGRFGGRVRIGIPTDTAQWPDVADQLAECLISAGQERDTRPAAIIVYLCQEPVAGESGKDVKDRLRPLAQRLRTACGTLDVPVLEALCLSSGRFWSYCCPDFRCCPADGTPMVMPGTSVMAAAAAYAGMQVRGSLKEMEARLTPRTGPRAVEQEKALDAAAGALVPRMLLRDGAAAVRRDTLDLAGAMIHRFRQDTPSGSNRARDACDDALITDAEAADLILGLQDRVTRDRAAEWMDGSAAAPALRLWRALARRCAGGYVEHAVAPLTLAGWVCWSTEDGPSARVALSCALALDPDYTFAQLLHRAINEGLDPEPLRRCLREQHREAVSAAAPAAPAPAAKKTPRSTKRPGPSRPGPGGRPRGPRGGTGPGARTTDGRGRRRAGRDGDRSRR; translated from the coding sequence ATCCCGTCCAGCCCCTCCCACGCCTCCGCCCCTTCCGACGCACCCAAGGCTCCGTCCGCCGATGCCCAGGTCACCCTGCGCGGCCCGGCCGAGCTCGCCGACGCTCTGTCGTATTTGATGGGGTTTTACCCGGACGACAGCATCGTGATGGTCGCGCTGAACGGCGAACGGGGACGCTTCGGCGGCCGGGTCAGGATCGGCATCCCGACCGACACCGCGCAGTGGCCGGACGTCGCCGACCAGCTCGCCGAATGCCTGATCTCCGCAGGCCAGGAGCGGGACACCCGTCCCGCGGCGATCATCGTCTACCTCTGCCAGGAGCCGGTGGCGGGGGAGAGCGGCAAGGACGTCAAAGACCGCCTCCGCCCGCTCGCCCAGCGGCTGCGCACTGCCTGCGGCACGCTCGACGTACCGGTTCTCGAAGCCCTGTGCCTCTCCAGCGGCCGATTCTGGTCGTACTGCTGCCCGGACTTCCGGTGCTGTCCCGCGGACGGCACACCCATGGTCATGCCGGGCACGTCCGTGATGGCCGCGGCCGCCGCCTACGCGGGAATGCAGGTGCGCGGCTCTCTCAAGGAGATGGAGGCCAGGCTCACGCCCCGCACCGGGCCGCGGGCCGTGGAACAGGAGAAGGCGCTGGACGCGGCCGCCGGCGCGCTGGTTCCGCGCATGCTCCTGCGGGACGGTGCAGCGGCCGTCCGCCGGGACACCCTCGACCTGGCCGGCGCCATGATCCACCGCTTCCGTCAGGACACCCCTTCGGGCAGCAACCGGGCCAGGGACGCCTGTGACGACGCGCTGATCACCGATGCCGAGGCAGCCGATCTCATCCTCGGTCTCCAGGACCGGGTCACCCGCGACCGGGCAGCGGAGTGGATGGACGGCTCCGCCGCCGCGCCGGCCCTTCGGCTCTGGCGTGCCCTCGCCCGCCGCTGCGCCGGCGGCTATGTCGAACACGCGGTGGCACCCCTGACCCTCGCCGGCTGGGTCTGCTGGTCCACCGAGGACGGGCCCTCGGCGCGCGTCGCCCTCAGCTGCGCCTTGGCCCTCGACCCCGACTACACCTTCGCCCAGCTGCTGCACCGTGCCATCAACGAAGGCCTCGATCCGGAGCCACTGCGCCGCTGCCTGCGCGAGCAGCACCGAGAGGCGGTGAGCGCAGCCGCCCCCGCCGCCCCGGCGCCCGCCGCCAAGAAGACGCCGCGGTCCACGAAGCGCCCCGGGCCGAGTCGGCCCGGACCGGGCGGCCGCCCCCGCGGCCCGCGCGGCGGTACGGGCCCCGGCGCCCGTACGACCGACGGGCGCGGCAGGCGCCGGGCCGGCCGGGACGGCGACCGGAGCCGGCGGTGA
- a CDS encoding glycogen debranching N-terminal domain-containing protein, translating to MALPTLAVSPASGQLTGRGMDGFYRDGRRVLSRCELRVAGDEPLVVQGRLTSAGRARFIGTIRGAGERGPDPEIRVERLRSADGTEQITFRSSATRPVRLAVEIRLGTDLAELGAIAVGLPGPELQATVHGAGLCWSATGVHAVASATPSPEDALASAGLLRWALELPPGGHRSIELRTSLEYEPGGPLDHHGRAADARIPAPRTGTVARRTRNDRPPRPWTAARLECDDRRADALMASSLDDLHGLVMRDSVAAADRYVAGGFPWRCGLAPAEALWTARMLLPLGTRLAAGTLRALARSQQVAPGADFGRIPGALRDTGPHSPPSCTGIEATLLFPAVLAEACRWGLPPHEMERLLPAAEHCLTWLRRITDPPGGGRSGYVPDPGPGGPYRCETQAHAHRAALLGADLLDASRPSDAVALRDWAAGLRTRFRRDFWLEDPAGGRPAALLTADGRPVPHFGSTTAHLLDTGLLDGGTSAHGLLDASQTDQLAGLLAGPAMDSGWGLRGLSTKESGYNPFGHRTGAVRVHETAVAAAGLAAAGHEQAAGSLIKGVLDAAESFGYRLPEMYAGEQRTAGGVPVPHPAACRPAAVAAGGAVHILVTLAGLRPDIPAQTVSVRPLGTAPLGAMQLTGLCVAEQPFGMRISRLGMGMVETAAEGLQLVS from the coding sequence GTGGCCCTCCCAACTCTCGCCGTGTCCCCGGCGTCGGGGCAGCTGACCGGCCGCGGCATGGACGGCTTCTACCGCGACGGCCGACGGGTTCTGTCCCGCTGCGAACTGCGGGTCGCGGGCGACGAACCGCTCGTCGTCCAAGGGCGGTTGACCAGCGCGGGCCGGGCCCGCTTCATCGGGACGATCCGCGGCGCCGGAGAGCGGGGGCCGGACCCCGAGATCCGCGTGGAGCGGCTGCGATCCGCCGACGGCACCGAGCAGATCACGTTCCGCAGCAGTGCCACCCGGCCCGTCCGGCTGGCGGTCGAGATCCGGCTGGGCACGGACCTCGCGGAGCTCGGAGCCATCGCCGTCGGCCTCCCGGGCCCCGAACTGCAGGCCACCGTTCACGGTGCCGGACTCTGCTGGTCCGCGACCGGTGTGCACGCGGTGGCGTCCGCGACGCCCTCGCCCGAGGACGCGCTCGCCTCGGCGGGCCTGCTGCGCTGGGCACTCGAGCTGCCGCCCGGCGGCCACCGCAGTATCGAACTGCGCACCTCACTGGAGTACGAGCCGGGCGGACCCTTGGACCACCACGGGCGTGCGGCCGACGCCCGCATCCCCGCACCACGCACGGGAACGGTCGCGCGGCGAACGCGCAACGACAGGCCACCGCGCCCCTGGACGGCAGCCAGGCTGGAGTGCGACGACCGCCGGGCCGACGCGCTCATGGCGAGCAGCCTCGACGATCTCCACGGCCTGGTGATGCGGGACTCGGTCGCCGCCGCGGACAGGTATGTCGCCGGCGGATTCCCGTGGCGTTGTGGCCTTGCACCGGCCGAGGCACTGTGGACCGCCCGGATGCTGCTGCCCCTGGGCACACGGCTCGCCGCGGGAACGCTGCGGGCGCTCGCCCGTAGCCAACAAGTCGCGCCAGGAGCGGATTTCGGCCGAATTCCCGGCGCTCTGCGGGACACCGGGCCGCACTCCCCACCGAGCTGCACCGGCATCGAGGCGACCCTTCTGTTCCCCGCCGTTCTCGCGGAGGCCTGCCGCTGGGGCCTGCCGCCGCACGAGATGGAGCGGCTGCTGCCCGCCGCGGAGCACTGCCTGACATGGCTGAGGAGGATCACCGACCCACCGGGCGGGGGCCGCAGCGGCTACGTCCCCGATCCCGGGCCCGGCGGGCCGTACCGCTGCGAAACCCAGGCCCATGCCCATCGCGCGGCTCTCCTGGGCGCCGATCTCCTCGATGCCTCCCGGCCCTCCGACGCGGTGGCCCTGCGAGACTGGGCAGCCGGCCTGCGCACCCGCTTCCGCAGGGACTTCTGGCTGGAGGACCCGGCCGGCGGCCGACCCGCCGCCCTGCTCACCGCAGACGGCCGACCCGTCCCGCACTTCGGCTCCACCACCGCCCATCTCCTCGACACCGGACTGCTCGATGGCGGGACTTCGGCCCATGGCCTGCTGGACGCGTCACAGACCGACCAGCTGGCCGGACTGCTGGCCGGCCCGGCCATGGACTCGGGGTGGGGCCTGCGCGGGCTGAGCACCAAGGAGAGCGGCTACAACCCCTTCGGCCACCGCACCGGCGCGGTCCGTGTGCACGAGACGGCGGTCGCCGCCGCCGGCCTGGCCGCAGCCGGACACGAGCAGGCAGCCGGCAGCCTGATCAAAGGAGTGCTCGATGCCGCGGAGAGCTTCGGGTACCGCCTCCCCGAGATGTACGCGGGCGAGCAGCGCACCGCGGGCGGCGTCCCCGTACCGCATCCGGCGGCCTGTCGTCCCGCTGCCGTGGCGGCAGGCGGCGCGGTCCATATACTCGTCACGCTCGCCGGCCTGCGCCCGGATATCCCTGCCCAAACGGTGTCCGTACGGCCGCTCGGGACCGCCCCGCTCGGCGCGATGCAGCTCACGGGTCTGTGCGTCGCCGAGCAGCCGTTCGGCATGCGGATCAGCAGACTCGGCATGGGCATGGTGGAGACGGCGGCGGAAGGCCTGCAACTGGTGTCGTGA
- a CDS encoding NUDIX domain-containing protein yields the protein MPPYDPSAFPPFAVTVDLVVLTVRRHALCALAVRRGEPPFQGRWALPGGFVRGDEDLEAAAARELAEETGLHAQSPAGPSPVYGAHLEQLATYGDPKRDPRMRVVSVAHLVLAPDLPAPTAGGDAHSARWAPVETLLEQDDALTREGELAAPLAFDHARILADGVERARSKIEYSSLATAFCPPEFTVGELRRVYEAVWAVALDPRNFHRKVTGTPGFLVPTGGTTTRQGGRPAQLFRAGGATLLNPPMLRPEV from the coding sequence ATGCCTCCCTACGACCCGTCGGCCTTCCCGCCCTTCGCCGTCACCGTCGATCTGGTCGTGCTCACCGTGCGCCGCCATGCTCTGTGCGCGCTGGCCGTGCGCCGCGGTGAGCCGCCGTTCCAGGGCCGCTGGGCCCTGCCCGGCGGATTCGTCCGGGGCGACGAGGACCTCGAGGCCGCGGCCGCCCGGGAGCTGGCCGAGGAGACCGGTCTGCACGCCCAGTCCCCGGCCGGCCCGTCCCCCGTCTACGGCGCACACCTCGAACAGCTCGCCACCTACGGCGACCCCAAGCGGGACCCCCGGATGCGGGTCGTCAGTGTCGCGCACCTGGTACTCGCCCCCGACCTGCCCGCGCCCACCGCCGGTGGCGACGCCCACAGCGCGCGATGGGCGCCCGTGGAGACTCTGCTGGAACAGGACGACGCCCTCACCCGCGAGGGCGAGCTTGCGGCTCCGCTGGCCTTCGATCACGCCCGGATCCTCGCCGACGGCGTGGAGCGCGCCCGATCGAAGATCGAATACTCCTCGCTCGCCACCGCCTTCTGCCCGCCGGAGTTCACCGTGGGTGAGCTGCGCCGGGTGTACGAGGCGGTCTGGGCCGTCGCCCTGGATCCCCGTAATTTCCACCGCAAAGTGACCGGCACCCCCGGATTCCTGGTACCCACAGGCGGCACGACGACGCGTCAGGGCGGCCGTCCCGCACAGTTGTTCCGAGCCGGTGGGGCGACGCTGCTCAATCCGCCGATGCTGCGCCCCGAGGTCTGA
- a CDS encoding FadR/GntR family transcriptional regulator — MLFTKDLKGVQGVADKRCVSTLAHTMMTAARPGDTGLAGPGELDRYPYANAANAANANNAAGHDRAERVSQVWDGSEADIGRVGRRAAGSRGRGLHGQLVQQLGQMIVSGDLGADRPLVPEEIGQRFEVSRTVVRESLRVLEAKGLVSARPNVGTRVRPVSDWNLLDPDIIEWRAYGPQRDDQRRELCELRWTIEPLAARLAAGHGREDIQQRLADMVEIMGHSAAQGDTMTFSRADAEFHSLLLQLAGNRMLEHLSGIVSAALHVSGGPGGGCERPVETSVGQHMRVVDAIGSGDATAAESAMRQLLAAHGEVGGQGSGAPVDHVVPAPREH; from the coding sequence GTGCTTTTCACCAAAGACCTCAAGGGTGTTCAGGGTGTCGCCGACAAAAGATGCGTGAGTACCCTTGCGCACACCATGATGACCGCGGCTCGCCCCGGCGACACCGGCCTCGCAGGCCCGGGCGAGCTTGACCGCTACCCCTACGCGAACGCCGCCAACGCCGCGAACGCCAACAACGCAGCCGGCCACGACCGTGCCGAGCGCGTTTCGCAGGTCTGGGACGGCTCCGAGGCCGACATCGGCCGGGTCGGCCGTCGCGCCGCCGGCAGCCGCGGCCGCGGCCTGCACGGCCAACTCGTCCAGCAGCTCGGCCAGATGATCGTCTCCGGGGATCTCGGCGCGGACCGCCCGCTCGTCCCCGAGGAGATCGGCCAGCGCTTCGAGGTCTCCCGCACCGTCGTCCGTGAGTCGCTGCGAGTCCTCGAGGCCAAGGGCCTCGTCAGCGCCCGCCCGAACGTGGGCACCCGGGTGCGCCCGGTCAGCGACTGGAACCTCCTCGACCCCGACATCATCGAATGGCGGGCCTACGGACCTCAGCGTGACGACCAGCGGCGTGAGCTCTGCGAGCTGCGCTGGACGATTGAGCCCCTCGCCGCCCGGCTCGCCGCCGGCCACGGCCGTGAGGACATCCAGCAGCGGCTGGCCGACATGGTCGAGATCATGGGGCACTCCGCGGCCCAGGGCGACACCATGACCTTCTCCCGCGCCGACGCCGAGTTCCACTCGCTGCTGCTGCAGCTCGCCGGCAACCGCATGCTCGAACACCTCTCGGGCATCGTCTCCGCCGCCCTGCACGTCTCCGGCGGCCCCGGTGGTGGCTGCGAGCGGCCGGTCGAGACCTCCGTGGGCCAGCACATGCGGGTCGTCGACGCCATCGGCTCGGGCGACGCCACGGCGGCCGAATCAGCGATGCGCCAGCTCCTCGCCGCCCATGGCGAGGTCGGCGGCCAGGGCTCCGGGGCGCCCGTGGACCACGTCGTCCCCGCGCCCCGCGAGCACTGA
- a CDS encoding RNA polymerase sigma factor, translating into MFVSASTSRTLPPEIAESESVMALIERGKADGQIAGDDVRRAFEADQIPPTQWKNVLRSLNQILDEEGVTLMVSAAEAPKRTRKSVAAKSPAKRTATKTVAAKAATVKKTTAAAAPAPVADPSADESESAPAKKAAAKKATAKKTVAKKATAKKATAKKTASKKDVDELLDDEVTEEAPAPGKGEAPEVAEGAENAGFVLSDDDEDDAPAQQVAAAGATADPVKDYLKQIGKVPLLNAEQEVELAKRIEAGLFAEDKLANSDKLAPKLKRELEIIAEDGRRAKNHLLEANLRLVVSLAKRYTGRGMLFLDLIQEGNLGLIRAVEKFDYTKGYKFSTYATWWIRQAITRAMADQARTIRIPVHMVEVINKLARVQRQMLQDLGREPTPEELAKELDMTPEKVIEVQKYGREPISLHTPLGEDGDSEFGDLIEDSEAVVPADAVSFTLLQEQLHSVLDTLSEREAGVVSMRFGLTDGQPKTLDEIGKVYGVTRERIRQIESKTMSKLRHPSRSQVLRDYLD; encoded by the coding sequence TTGTTCGTGTCGGCCAGCACATCCCGTACGCTCCCGCCGGAGATCGCCGAGTCCGAGTCTGTGATGGCGCTCATCGAGCGGGGAAAGGCAGATGGGCAGATCGCCGGCGATGACGTGCGTCGGGCCTTCGAGGCTGACCAGATTCCGCCAACCCAGTGGAAGAACGTTCTGCGCAGCCTCAACCAGATCCTCGACGAGGAGGGTGTGACGCTGATGGTCAGTGCCGCAGAGGCGCCCAAGCGCACCCGCAAGAGCGTCGCAGCGAAGAGTCCGGCGAAGCGCACCGCCACCAAGACCGTCGCGGCCAAGGCCGCCACGGTCAAGAAGACCACCGCCGCCGCGGCCCCCGCCCCTGTGGCGGACCCGTCGGCCGATGAGTCCGAGTCCGCGCCTGCGAAGAAGGCAGCGGCGAAGAAGGCGACCGCCAAGAAGACGGTCGCGAAGAAGGCCACGGCCAAGAAGGCCACCGCCAAGAAGACCGCGTCCAAGAAGGACGTCGACGAGCTGCTCGACGACGAGGTGACCGAGGAAGCACCGGCGCCCGGCAAGGGCGAGGCTCCCGAGGTCGCCGAGGGCGCGGAGAACGCCGGTTTCGTCCTGTCCGACGATGACGAGGACGACGCCCCGGCGCAGCAGGTCGCCGCGGCCGGCGCCACCGCCGACCCGGTCAAGGACTACCTCAAGCAGATCGGTAAGGTCCCGCTCCTCAACGCCGAGCAGGAAGTGGAGCTCGCCAAGCGCATCGAGGCGGGTCTGTTCGCCGAGGACAAGCTGGCGAACTCCGACAAGCTCGCGCCGAAGCTCAAGCGTGAGCTGGAGATCATCGCCGAGGACGGCCGCCGGGCGAAGAACCACCTCCTGGAGGCCAACCTCCGTCTGGTCGTCTCCCTGGCCAAGCGGTACACGGGCCGCGGCATGCTGTTCCTGGACCTGATCCAGGAGGGCAACCTCGGTCTGATCCGTGCGGTCGAGAAGTTCGACTACACCAAGGGCTACAAGTTCTCGACCTACGCCACGTGGTGGATCCGTCAGGCCATCACCCGTGCCATGGCCGACCAGGCCCGTACGATCCGTATCCCCGTCCACATGGTCGAGGTCATCAACAAGCTCGCGCGCGTCCAGCGCCAGATGCTCCAGGACCTGGGCCGCGAGCCCACCCCGGAGGAGCTGGCCAAGGAACTCGACATGACCCCCGAAAAGGTCATCGAGGTCCAGAAGTACGGCCGCGAGCCGATCTCGCTGCACACCCCGCTGGGCGAGGACGGCGACAGCGAGTTCGGTGACCTCATCGAGGACTCCGAGGCGGTCGTCCCGGCCGACGCGGTCAGCTTCACGCTTCTGCAGGAGCAGCTGCACTCGGTTCTGGACACTCTCTCCGAGCGTGAGGCCGGCGTCGTGTCCATGCGCTTCGGCCTCACCGACGGCCAGCCCAAGACGCTGGACGAGATCGGCAAGGTCTACGGCGTCACGCGTGAGCGGATCCGCCAGATCGAGTCGAAGACGATGTCGAAGCTGCGTCACCCGTCGCGCTCCCAGGTGCTGCGGGATTACCTCGACTAG